One window from the genome of Pseudalkalibacillus hwajinpoensis encodes:
- the iolE gene encoding myo-inosose-2 dehydratase — MFRENSVKLGIAPIGWTNDDMPELGKEITFEQCVSEMALAGFSGTEIGNKYPRDPHVLKRALSIRNIEIVSAWFSTYLTTKPYEITEKSFLEHRDFLHEMGAKVIVVSEQGKSIQGQDIPLFEHKPSFLDQEWGRLASGLERLGELAHEKGMKLVFHHHMGTGIQTADEINRLMEMTDPEKVHLLYDTGHLYFSDENPLDVLKKFQHRVHHVHLKDVRNPIANRVKEEKLSFLQAVKEGVFTVPGNGDIDFEPVLKSIGESDYTGWLLVEAEQDPAIANPFEYALMARQYLKETAGV, encoded by the coding sequence ATGTTTCGTGAAAACAGTGTAAAGCTAGGCATTGCGCCAATAGGATGGACAAATGATGATATGCCGGAGCTTGGGAAAGAAATTACATTTGAACAATGCGTCAGTGAAATGGCGTTAGCGGGTTTTTCTGGAACGGAGATTGGCAATAAATATCCTAGAGACCCGCATGTATTAAAGCGAGCTTTATCCATACGAAATATCGAAATTGTAAGCGCATGGTTCAGTACTTACCTCACAACAAAACCATATGAAATAACGGAAAAATCCTTCCTTGAGCATCGCGATTTTCTTCATGAAATGGGAGCGAAGGTAATCGTCGTATCAGAACAAGGAAAAAGCATTCAGGGTCAGGACATTCCGCTCTTTGAGCATAAGCCGTCCTTTTTAGATCAAGAATGGGGACGACTTGCTTCAGGTCTCGAACGGCTCGGGGAACTGGCACATGAAAAGGGGATGAAGCTTGTTTTTCATCATCACATGGGAACAGGTATTCAGACAGCGGATGAAATCAATCGACTGATGGAGATGACTGATCCTGAGAAAGTTCATCTTCTTTATGATACAGGTCATTTGTATTTTTCAGATGAAAACCCGCTTGACGTGTTGAAGAAATTTCAGCATCGCGTTCATCATGTTCATCTGAAAGATGTGCGCAATCCGATCGCCAATCGCGTGAAAGAAGAAAAGCTCAGCTTTCTCCAGGCAGTGAAAGAAGGAGTGTTTACCGTTCCAGGTAACGGTGATATTGATTTTGAACCGGTTCTGAAAAGCATTGGCGAATCAGATTATACAGGCTGGCTTCTCGTCGAGGCAGAACAAGATCCTGCAATTGCCAATCCATTTGAATACGCTCTTATGGCGCGCCAGTATTTGAAAGAAACTGCAGGAGTGTAA
- a CDS encoding Gfo/Idh/MocA family protein codes for MEKVKVGIVGLGRLGRQHAENLAFRIPHCELTAICSVVEEEVWEVQSKWKIPYGYTTYEEMLKNKELDAIFIASPSGFHCNQIQLALEAGFHVFSEKPLGLYLEEAIDVEKAVKAHPNQVFMLGFMRRYDKSYLAAKEKIDRGEIGDPIFIRCYGLDPAAKIESFLQFAEANYSGGLFIDMAIHDLDLARWYLGTEGKEVWAIGGGYERKEFDALQDAETGAAMVRFENNAIGVFLAGRNCAHGYHIETEIIGTKGSLRIGTVPERNQVVLFNELGAVQECVDGFLERFEQAYRSEVEEFISCILEGRKPAVTVQDGVESTRLGYACKESFEKRELVKNKAHTGIV; via the coding sequence ATGGAAAAAGTAAAAGTTGGCATCGTAGGGCTCGGACGACTTGGCAGACAACACGCAGAAAATTTAGCTTTTCGCATTCCTCATTGTGAGTTAACCGCCATCTGCAGTGTGGTTGAAGAAGAAGTGTGGGAAGTTCAGTCTAAATGGAAGATTCCATATGGCTACACCACCTATGAAGAAATGCTCAAGAACAAAGAGCTGGATGCGATCTTTATTGCGTCTCCATCTGGGTTTCATTGCAACCAAATCCAGTTAGCACTTGAAGCCGGCTTTCACGTATTCAGTGAGAAACCATTGGGATTATATTTAGAAGAAGCAATTGACGTTGAAAAAGCTGTAAAAGCACACCCAAATCAAGTGTTTATGCTTGGATTTATGCGTCGCTATGATAAATCGTATTTGGCTGCTAAAGAAAAGATCGATCGCGGTGAGATTGGAGATCCGATTTTTATTCGCTGCTACGGTCTTGATCCAGCTGCTAAAATAGAAAGTTTCCTTCAATTTGCTGAAGCTAACTATAGCGGAGGACTATTTATAGATATGGCGATTCATGACCTTGACCTCGCACGGTGGTATCTTGGAACAGAAGGGAAAGAAGTTTGGGCGATCGGCGGAGGCTATGAGCGAAAAGAATTCGATGCCCTTCAAGATGCTGAAACAGGTGCTGCCATGGTTCGATTTGAGAACAACGCAATTGGTGTTTTTCTAGCTGGGCGGAATTGTGCTCATGGTTATCATATCGAAACCGAAATCATTGGGACGAAGGGAAGCCTTCGAATAGGAACCGTCCCTGAACGTAATCAAGTGGTTCTCTTTAACGAGTTGGGAGCGGTACAAGAGTGCGTTGATGGTTTTCTTGAACGTTTCGAGCAGGCCTATCGTAGTGAGGTAGAAGAATTTATATCTTGTATTCTCGAAGGCCGAAAGCCAGCCGTGACAGTTCAAGATGGCGTAGAATCCACAAGGCTTGGCTATGCTTGTAAGGAATCCTTTGAGAAGCGTGAACTTGTTAAAAATAAGGCGCATACGGGTATCGTTTAA